A genomic window from Synergistaceae bacterium includes:
- a CDS encoding DMT family transporter: MLADLGLLYCAFFWGTSFVTMKILVGVYPACWLLFLRFSTSSVMLYLFFHNRINKSFRHVFKDGVILGFLLFVAITTQTVGLNYIGGGRSAFISATYVLMVPLMLWALQKDFPGWVKLFAAALCVAGMYFLTGEDVSEASALGDALTVICALTFAVQVIVISRSTQGSDPIALSFAEFVSFSVFALVASLMFETRPVLLDAGSLPELLFTIIFATFGCYSMQIVAQKYAEPSHATIIMSLESVFGLAGGIIFLGESLTFRAGVGCALIFVSVLISELEPYFRKRS; encoded by the coding sequence ATGCTCGCGGATCTCGGCCTTCTGTACTGCGCGTTCTTCTGGGGCACGAGCTTCGTAACCATGAAGATACTCGTGGGGGTTTACCCTGCGTGCTGGCTTCTGTTCCTGAGGTTTTCAACAAGCTCGGTGATGCTCTATCTGTTCTTTCACAATCGCATCAATAAATCCTTCCGCCATGTCTTCAAGGACGGAGTAATACTAGGCTTCCTGCTGTTTGTTGCGATAACGACGCAGACCGTAGGGCTGAACTACATCGGCGGAGGACGGAGCGCGTTCATCTCTGCGACGTATGTGCTGATGGTGCCGCTGATGCTCTGGGCACTGCAGAAGGATTTTCCGGGCTGGGTGAAACTTTTTGCGGCGGCGTTGTGCGTTGCGGGAATGTACTTCCTCACGGGCGAAGATGTCTCGGAGGCTTCGGCACTCGGAGACGCTTTAACGGTGATTTGTGCGCTGACGTTCGCGGTTCAGGTTATCGTGATAAGCCGGAGCACTCAGGGGAGCGACCCCATCGCGCTGAGCTTTGCGGAGTTCGTGAGCTTCTCGGTGTTCGCACTCGTTGCGTCGCTGATGTTCGAGACACGCCCCGTGCTTCTGGACGCTGGAAGTCTGCCCGAGCTTCTGTTCACGATAATCTTCGCGACGTTCGGGTGTTACTCGATGCAGATAGTCGCCCAGAAATACGCCGAACCTTCACACGCAACAATCATCATGAGCCTCGAGTCAGTCTTCGGCCTAGCGGGAGGGATAATCTTTCTCGGAGAGAGCCTGACCTTCCGCGCTGGTGTCGGCTGTGCGTTAATCTTTGTGTCGGTGCTGATCTCAGAACTTGAACCCTACTTCCGCAAAAGGAGCTGA
- a CDS encoding hydroxyacid dehydrogenase gives MSVFLSEYIHPDALELLRKNCSVVDNFDRADEVEAIILRVFEVNATVMDTCKNLKVIGKHGVGCNTIDLDEAKKRGITVLNTPSANSNSVAELIVGLMLDISRNITLAHNKTQGGAFKKIAPAEMTGMELTGKTLGLVGTGNIARRAAEILRNGFGVKVIGYDPYVSREVMAKFGYEKYETVQELIANSDIVNVSVPLTDSTRNLIAGDTFDCFRKGAILVNAARGGIVNEEDLYHALKAGKLRAAACDAFVAEPPTRQNTNLFELDNFVGTPHIGACAEEALYRMGMEVVEEVIKVLGGGEPAHRVA, from the coding sequence ATGTCAGTATTCTTAAGCGAGTACATACATCCTGACGCTTTGGAGCTCCTCAGGAAGAATTGTTCTGTCGTTGACAATTTCGACAGAGCAGATGAAGTAGAAGCTATCATCCTGAGAGTTTTTGAAGTGAACGCTACGGTAATGGACACCTGCAAGAACCTTAAGGTAATCGGCAAGCACGGAGTCGGCTGCAACACCATCGACCTCGATGAGGCCAAGAAACGCGGCATCACCGTCCTCAACACTCCCAGCGCAAACAGCAACTCCGTCGCAGAACTCATCGTCGGGCTGATGCTGGACATCTCGCGCAACATCACTCTTGCGCACAACAAGACGCAGGGCGGAGCGTTCAAGAAGATTGCTCCCGCCGAGATGACAGGTATGGAGCTTACTGGAAAGACGCTCGGCCTCGTAGGAACAGGCAACATTGCCCGCAGAGCAGCAGAAATTCTCCGCAATGGATTCGGCGTTAAGGTAATCGGCTATGACCCGTATGTTTCGCGTGAAGTCATGGCAAAGTTCGGCTACGAGAAATACGAGACAGTTCAGGAGCTCATCGCAAATTCTGACATCGTGAACGTCAGCGTTCCACTCACCGACTCGACAAGGAATCTCATCGCAGGAGACACCTTCGACTGTTTCAGGAAGGGTGCAATCCTCGTTAATGCCGCAAGAGGCGGGATCGTCAACGAGGAAGACCTGTATCACGCACTCAAGGCCGGAAAGCTCAGAGCCGCCGCGTGTGATGCCTTCGTCGCAGAACCCCCTACCCGCCAGAACACTAACTTATTCGAGCTTGATAACTTCGTGGGGACTCCGCACATCGGCGCGTGTGCAGAAGAGGCACTTTACCGCATGGGAATGGAAGTTGTAGAGGAAGTCATCAAGGTTCTGGGCGGAGGAGAACCCGCTCACAGAGTCGCGTAA
- a CDS encoding ComEC/Rec2 family competence protein, with protein MEVLRRSPMLAVLAGLTAGLALYDRAGMWAFAVMVPALYVAVMFSSYEHELPGQWPLFFAGLAICALCSLRCCWVLSRPPADNVTLTEAAGTVTAVRTWGRQYVLTVDVDGGGRYAVRLPFAEYMQGTRIKFDGVTRSFRKNGNFDEGRYWQARGITSWLSLYNVEELGEKFSLALFRYRLSKKLTMYLPDATASYLKAMWLGERDDLLNRMHRRWGTVHLLAVSGFHVGIIVLCASFFFGESSVMLSVIMWLYILLTGAAPSALRAGLMFQAGLIARGLGRPVNGVNSVSLAGVMILMWSPLMFWDIGFRLSMLCALTITTIPRKFWLALSSLMFLVSFPQVSSTFGEVVIVGIVLNVIAPIYFTFALTIASALGALRLLGVRYAVLAAEGGFLLWEKAADCVAEAVPYSMGWNYFTAWIGTGTLVWCLCNYFRLAPLRVIAVTAGMSFAAFMMFL; from the coding sequence ATGGAAGTTCTGAGACGTTCGCCTATGCTCGCAGTTCTCGCGGGACTGACTGCCGGGCTGGCACTCTATGACCGCGCGGGAATGTGGGCGTTCGCCGTGATGGTGCCTGCGCTGTACGTCGCGGTGATGTTCTCGTCCTACGAGCACGAACTTCCCGGACAATGGCCGCTGTTCTTTGCGGGACTGGCTATCTGCGCGTTGTGCTCGCTTAGGTGCTGCTGGGTTCTCTCGCGTCCTCCCGCAGACAACGTAACTCTTACGGAAGCGGCGGGGACGGTTACGGCTGTGCGCACTTGGGGAAGGCAGTACGTCCTGACTGTCGACGTTGACGGAGGAGGCCGGTACGCAGTGCGTCTTCCGTTCGCCGAATACATGCAGGGAACGCGCATAAAGTTCGACGGAGTTACGCGGAGCTTCAGGAAGAACGGAAACTTTGACGAAGGCAGGTACTGGCAGGCAAGGGGAATAACTTCGTGGCTCAGCCTCTACAACGTCGAAGAACTTGGGGAAAAGTTCAGCCTTGCTCTGTTCCGTTACAGGCTCTCGAAGAAACTCACGATGTACCTTCCCGACGCGACAGCCTCATACTTGAAGGCAATGTGGTTAGGTGAGCGCGATGACCTCCTCAACCGAATGCACCGACGCTGGGGAACTGTTCACCTTCTGGCTGTGTCGGGCTTCCATGTCGGAATAATTGTGCTGTGCGCGTCGTTCTTCTTCGGGGAAAGTTCGGTGATGCTGTCGGTGATTATGTGGCTGTACATTCTCCTGACTGGTGCGGCTCCGAGTGCGTTGCGGGCGGGCTTGATGTTTCAGGCAGGGTTAATCGCGCGTGGTCTTGGCCGACCGGTGAACGGCGTGAACTCAGTCAGCCTCGCAGGAGTAATGATTCTGATGTGGTCTCCGCTGATGTTCTGGGACATAGGATTCAGGCTGTCGATGCTCTGCGCACTCACGATAACGACAATCCCCCGCAAATTCTGGCTCGCGCTGAGTTCTCTGATGTTCCTCGTGAGCTTTCCGCAGGTCAGCAGTACCTTCGGCGAAGTTGTTATTGTTGGAATAGTGCTGAATGTCATTGCGCCGATATACTTCACGTTTGCTCTCACTATTGCTTCTGCGTTGGGAGCTCTGCGGCTTCTGGGCGTGCGTTATGCTGTGCTCGCGGCGGAAGGCGGCTTCCTGCTCTGGGAGAAAGCGGCTGACTGCGTCGCGGAAGCTGTCCCTTACTCGATGGGCTGGAATTACTTTACCGCGTGGATCGGCACGGGAACTCTCGTGTGGTGCTTGTGCAACTATTTCCGGCTTGCTCCGCTGAGGGTGATTGCTGTTACGGCGGGGATGAGCTTTGCGGCGTTCATGATGTTCCTGTAG
- a CDS encoding 4-hydroxy-2-oxovalerate aldolase, with protein sequence MKLLDCTLRDGGNVVGRGFNAEMTAMIIRGLIRSNVRVIEMGNCTGIGSYEANSSIAPCTDKEYLEVIQPFLPQAEIGMFMGWKNGTAENVSLAKSYGLKFLRVGANAGDGKNACDAIKRVKDAGMICRFSMMKAYVSTPDELAEEAAMLESCGLDEVTVMDSAGTMMPQDAGAYVKALKASVKIPVAFHGHNNLGLSVANALAAHEAGADVFDCGLLGMARSAGNCATELAAAAFQRLGLLQDVDLMAMLDFEDKELIPAMEAYSYHVAVKPFDLILGLAGAHSSFTKMFKEVAETKGVSLYKLILEVSKEDRKNPSRELVEKVADSLK encoded by the coding sequence ATGAAGTTACTTGACTGCACGCTTAGGGACGGCGGAAACGTCGTTGGACGCGGTTTCAACGCAGAGATGACCGCAATGATAATCAGAGGGCTTATCCGCAGTAATGTCCGCGTCATCGAGATGGGCAACTGCACGGGCATCGGCTCATACGAGGCGAACAGCTCAATAGCTCCCTGTACCGACAAAGAATATCTTGAAGTCATACAGCCCTTCCTGCCTCAGGCGGAAATAGGTATGTTCATGGGTTGGAAGAATGGCACAGCTGAGAACGTCAGCCTCGCGAAGAGTTACGGCCTTAAGTTCCTGCGCGTCGGGGCAAACGCAGGCGACGGCAAAAATGCTTGTGATGCCATCAAGCGCGTAAAGGATGCCGGAATGATCTGCAGGTTCTCGATGATGAAGGCTTATGTGTCGACTCCCGACGAACTCGCAGAAGAAGCCGCAATGCTCGAAAGTTGCGGGCTCGATGAAGTTACGGTTATGGACTCCGCCGGTACGATGATGCCGCAGGATGCCGGTGCTTACGTCAAGGCTCTCAAAGCCAGCGTGAAGATTCCCGTAGCGTTTCACGGCCATAACAATCTGGGGCTGTCCGTAGCTAATGCCCTCGCGGCTCATGAGGCAGGTGCTGACGTGTTCGACTGCGGGCTTCTCGGAATGGCAAGAAGTGCCGGAAACTGCGCGACTGAACTTGCGGCGGCGGCTTTCCAGAGGCTCGGGCTTCTTCAGGACGTTGACCTCATGGCAATGCTCGACTTCGAGGACAAGGAATTAATCCCAGCTATGGAAGCGTACAGCTATCACGTTGCAGTAAAACCCTTCGACCTGATTCTTGGCCTCGCAGGTGCGCACTCCAGCTTCACAAAGATGTTCAAGGAAGTTGCGGAGACTAAGGGCGTGTCGCTGTACAAGTTAATCCTTGAGGTGTCGAAAGAGGACCGCAAGAACCCTTCACGTGAACTCGTCGAGAAGGTTGCGGACTCGCTGAAGTAA
- a CDS encoding MurR/RpiR family transcriptional regulator, whose product MADYFLNNQEKLAGMSSQDVAREIGVSDASVIRFCRIIGYEGFKDLKAHVYNMLVENSFAGLSLGERMTQSSQKFQRIDPMIQFQAFIQQNMLSAFTNSPEDIHKVVEALTSAKHKYIIGLRGCRGLALTFSRTLTFMLPNVFYLDDSEGMSLSRMQDVDAGDAVIMFVFSRYYKTDAKYLETAKKNGARVCLITNEFPEPLKQYTDTVLYVSTAGMSFFHSVLGAAALSEYILILTGQEVDYKSRLDERDELTAYQRIDA is encoded by the coding sequence ATGGCGGATTACTTCCTGAACAATCAGGAGAAATTAGCCGGAATGTCCTCGCAGGACGTTGCGCGTGAAATCGGCGTTAGTGATGCATCAGTGATTCGCTTCTGCAGGATTATCGGCTACGAGGGCTTCAAGGATCTCAAAGCTCACGTCTATAACATGCTTGTAGAAAACTCGTTTGCGGGACTTTCGCTCGGAGAGAGAATGACGCAGAGCAGCCAGAAATTTCAGCGCATTGACCCTATGATACAGTTTCAGGCATTCATCCAGCAGAACATGTTATCAGCTTTCACCAACAGCCCGGAGGACATTCACAAGGTAGTTGAAGCTCTGACATCCGCAAAGCACAAGTACATTATCGGCCTCAGAGGATGCAGGGGGCTTGCGCTGACTTTCAGCAGAACATTGACCTTCATGCTCCCGAACGTGTTTTACCTTGACGACAGCGAAGGTATGTCCCTCAGCAGGATGCAGGACGTTGATGCGGGCGACGCGGTGATAATGTTCGTGTTCTCGCGCTACTACAAGACCGACGCAAAATATCTCGAGACCGCCAAGAAGAACGGCGCAAGGGTCTGCCTCATCACTAACGAGTTTCCTGAACCGTTGAAGCAGTACACAGATACGGTGCTTTACGTCTCAACCGCAGGAATGAGCTTCTTTCACTCAGTCTTAGGTGCGGCGGCACTCTCTGAATACATCCTCATACTTACCGGCCAGGAAGTTGACTACAAATCACGCCTCGACGAGCGAGACGAACTCACAGCCTACCAGCGAATAGACGCATAA
- a CDS encoding helix-hairpin-helix domain-containing protein: MQSRKLVITVSGVILFLLAGTFTMLFRPSPQSTPADNPAPVPEATAPAATPSEPEKPSAPEIWFVYVTGAVKKPGVYKLLEGSRIYEAINAAGGFTPKADQASLNLADFLSPNLHIDIPEKGQASPNAPVPGTSPQSGGLVDINRADVHELQRISGVGPAIAQRIIDYRKKHGSFTSPEDLLNVKGIGSSRLEQMRGQLTFTRSSSGGSSLVDINRANLQELQRINGVGKATAQRIIDYRQKHGSFSKPEDLLNVKGIGAAKLKQIRTQIVIR; the protein is encoded by the coding sequence ATGCAGTCCCGCAAACTCGTAATCACCGTCTCAGGAGTGATACTCTTTCTCTTGGCCGGAACGTTCACGATGCTCTTCCGTCCCTCGCCGCAATCTACGCCCGCCGACAACCCTGCGCCTGTCCCCGAAGCTACTGCGCCTGCCGCCACCCCGAGTGAACCAGAGAAGCCTTCTGCGCCGGAAATCTGGTTCGTCTATGTTACTGGTGCGGTGAAGAAGCCAGGAGTGTACAAGCTGCTTGAGGGCTCGCGAATCTACGAGGCAATCAACGCCGCCGGAGGTTTCACGCCGAAAGCCGACCAGGCATCACTGAACCTCGCTGATTTCTTGTCGCCGAACCTGCACATCGACATTCCCGAGAAGGGACAGGCATCGCCGAACGCACCAGTACCCGGAACATCCCCGCAGTCAGGCGGTCTCGTCGACATCAACCGTGCTGACGTTCACGAACTTCAGCGCATCAGCGGCGTTGGCCCGGCAATCGCTCAGAGGATCATCGACTACCGCAAGAAGCACGGCAGCTTCACGAGCCCTGAAGACCTCCTCAACGTCAAGGGCATCGGTTCATCACGGCTCGAGCAGATGAGGGGGCAGCTGACATTCACACGCTCGTCATCCGGCGGGAGTTCGCTCGTCGACATCAACCGCGCTAACCTTCAGGAACTGCAGCGCATCAACGGAGTGGGCAAAGCTACGGCACAAAGAATCATCGACTACCGGCAGAAGCACGGCTCATTCTCGAAGCCCGAAGACCTCCTGAACGTCAAGGGTATCGGTGCGGCCAAGCTAAAGCAGATTCGCACGCAGATAGTGATTCGCTGA
- a CDS encoding DUF1015 domain-containing protein, producing MSSWAVVACDQFTSQPEYWDKVRDIAGISPSAYNLILPEALLSSSTPETCAHINSMMADYLEHGFFTEYRDAYIYVERTLLDGSIRPGIVGVIDLEEYDYLPGTTPRIRATEQTVSERIPARKAIRQNAALELSHVILLCDDERRELIEPLKHSKHSMRKLYSFELMLGGGNIQGWLVEGDHARAFNTRLASYIRRKSRDLPLVFAVGDGNHSLAAAKACYEEQRSTNPLARYAMVELENIHDDSLKFEPIHRIVKGVDPDTVLASMKADICAPMFGASWPIKYYARGKSGTLHLDKARGASALIVLQQYLDAKRCSIDYIHGTDTLIQLSSHEGCIGFELPPFDEAAKRDFFRVIAESGVLPRKTFSMGHAQEKRYYLEARKIR from the coding sequence TTGTCTTCGTGGGCAGTTGTTGCCTGCGACCAGTTCACATCACAGCCCGAATACTGGGACAAGGTCAGAGACATAGCGGGCATTTCGCCTTCCGCGTACAATCTCATTCTGCCGGAAGCACTCCTGAGCTCCTCGACACCAGAGACCTGCGCGCACATAAATTCCATGATGGCAGACTACCTCGAACACGGCTTCTTCACCGAGTACAGAGACGCGTACATTTACGTTGAACGCACTCTCCTCGACGGCTCGATACGTCCCGGCATAGTGGGAGTGATTGACCTCGAAGAGTACGACTACCTTCCAGGCACAACGCCCCGCATCCGCGCGACCGAGCAGACCGTCAGCGAACGAATCCCCGCCCGCAAAGCCATCCGACAGAACGCCGCGCTCGAACTCTCGCACGTTATCCTTCTGTGCGACGACGAACGCCGCGAACTCATCGAGCCCCTGAAGCACTCAAAGCATAGCATGAGGAAGCTCTACAGCTTCGAGCTTATGCTGGGAGGCGGGAACATTCAGGGCTGGCTGGTCGAAGGAGACCACGCAAGAGCCTTCAACACACGGCTTGCCAGCTACATCCGGCGCAAGAGCAGAGACCTTCCGTTGGTGTTCGCTGTCGGGGACGGAAATCACTCTCTAGCGGCGGCGAAAGCATGTTACGAGGAACAGCGCAGCACCAACCCCCTCGCACGTTACGCGATGGTCGAGCTCGAGAACATTCACGACGACTCGCTGAAGTTCGAGCCGATTCACCGCATCGTCAAAGGCGTTGACCCTGATACTGTGCTCGCATCGATGAAGGCTGACATCTGCGCTCCGATGTTCGGGGCTTCCTGGCCGATAAAGTATTACGCGCGCGGAAAGTCCGGCACTCTGCACCTCGACAAAGCACGCGGAGCATCAGCCTTAATCGTGCTTCAGCAGTACCTTGACGCGAAACGCTGCAGCATTGATTACATTCACGGGACGGACACACTGATTCAGCTGTCGTCTCATGAAGGATGCATAGGCTTTGAGCTTCCTCCGTTCGACGAGGCGGCAAAACGCGACTTCTTCAGGGTCATTGCAGAGTCAGGAGTCCTGCCGCGAAAAACTTTCTCGATGGGTCATGCCCAAGAGAAACGCTACTACCTCGAGGCAAGGAAGATACGTTAA